One window from the genome of Anaerococcus sp. Marseille-Q7828 encodes:
- the glgA gene encoding glycogen synthase GlgA translates to MNVLFLASEAVPFIKTGGLADVAGSLPKELKNMGVDVRVVIPMYGSIDEKYLSKMEKVTEFYVDLDWKHQYAGVYRLYYDGVTYYFIDNQEYFDRGYPYGFGDDAERFIYFSKACTLLPKEIDFKPDIIHSNDWHTAMVNVFVNDFRHGDSYYDDIRTLFTIHNLKYQGVFNPDIMRLAGLDGGYFNEDDLKYYDAINFMKAGIIHATAVNTVSENYAREIHYPFYGEGLDGVIREYDYKLSGIVNGIDYKEWNPATDKLIEQNFDIDSIDKKVNNKLALQKLYGLPEREDVPMIGMVTRLNEMKGMDLVRYILDELLEEDIQIVALGTGDYTYEEMLKYFAWKYPEKLAARIYFGGQEAHQIYASSDFYLMPSISEPCGISQLIAMRYGALPIVREAGGLKDTVIPYNEYTGEGTGYSFSNINAHELLFTIKNAINIYKNDKEAHNRLVNNAMKSDIDWQMSANKYKDLYEEIRA, encoded by the coding sequence ATGAATGTACTTTTTCTTGCTAGTGAAGCAGTACCATTTATAAAAACTGGGGGTCTGGCCGATGTTGCTGGATCTCTACCAAAAGAATTAAAAAATATGGGTGTGGATGTCAGAGTTGTCATCCCTATGTATGGATCTATTGATGAAAAATATCTTTCAAAAATGGAAAAGGTCACAGAATTTTATGTAGATCTAGATTGGAAGCACCAATACGCAGGAGTCTATAGACTTTATTATGACGGGGTTACCTACTATTTTATAGACAATCAAGAATATTTTGATAGGGGATATCCTTATGGATTTGGAGATGATGCAGAGAGATTTATCTATTTCTCCAAGGCTTGTACCCTACTTCCAAAAGAAATTGACTTTAAACCAGACATCATCCACTCCAATGATTGGCATACAGCAATGGTTAATGTCTTTGTAAATGATTTTAGGCATGGGGATAGCTATTATGATGATATCAGAACCTTATTTACCATCCATAATTTGAAATACCAAGGAGTATTTAACCCAGACATAATGAGACTTGCTGGCCTTGATGGTGGATATTTCAACGAAGATGACCTTAAATATTACGATGCAATTAACTTTATGAAAGCTGGTATAATCCATGCTACAGCAGTAAATACAGTTTCTGAAAATTATGCTCGTGAAATCCACTACCCATTCTATGGAGAGGGCCTAGATGGAGTTATCAGAGAATATGACTACAAGCTTTCAGGGATTGTAAACGGTATAGATTATAAGGAGTGGAATCCTGCAACAGATAAACTAATAGAACAAAATTTTGATATAGATAGTATTGACAAAAAAGTTAATAATAAATTAGCCTTGCAAAAATTGTATGGCCTACCAGAAAGAGAAGACGTTCCAATGATTGGTATGGTTACAAGACTAAACGAAATGAAGGGTATGGACCTTGTAAGGTACATATTAGATGAACTACTTGAAGAAGATATCCAGATTGTAGCCCTAGGAACTGGAGATTATACCTACGAAGAAATGTTAAAATACTTTGCTTGGAAATATCCAGAAAAACTTGCCGCAAGAATTTATTTTGGAGGCCAAGAAGCTCACCAAATCTATGCATCAAGTGATTTTTACCTCATGCCTTCAATCTCAGAGCCATGTGGGATAAGCCAGCTTATAGCTATGCGTTATGGAGCACTACCAATAGTTCGTGAGGCAGGTGGCCTTAAGGATACAGTAATTCCTTACAATGAATACACAGGTGAGGGTACAGGATATTCTTTCTCAAATATCAATGCCCATGAATTGTTATTTACTATCAAAAACGCTATAAACATATATAAGAACGATAAAGAAGCACACAATAGACTTGTGAATAATGCAATGAAAAGTGACATAGATTGGCAAATGTCAGCCAATAAATATAAGGATTTATACGAAGAAATAAGAGCCTAG
- the glgD gene encoding glucose-1-phosphate adenylyltransferase subunit GlgD, which yields MDSVLALVYSSEFDSGNYDELCKVRPDYMLPFGGRYRIIDFTLSNLTNYDITNVILFAGRKLRSTLDHIGNGRSWELNRRRGGLTIIPPNYDIANPSEVETYYDTIRAIEDSNAEYVFITNPMYISKVDISDAKEAIKSNESDVLIFTQRMRDDDGFYLNRKIINSDENNKPVSVGTNLGLSDEFDLFAGSILMKREVFIKVLRYAVERNTISSLLTAIFSLPEDLNIDFYRTEKHLEIIMDTYSFFEANMKLLDEELYDSLFYQDGLVYTKSKDEPSTSYTKDSKVKNSLVANGSIIEGEIENSIIFRGVTIKKGAVIKNSVIFQDSVIGNDAILNFVISDKGTKVGNNMKLFGNRVHPFVSSKNEVLEEWS from the coding sequence ATGGATAGCGTTTTAGCTTTAGTATATAGTTCAGAGTTTGATTCTGGAAATTATGATGAATTGTGCAAGGTTAGACCAGATTATATGCTACCTTTTGGTGGAAGGTACAGGATTATTGACTTTACTTTATCAAATCTGACAAATTATGATATTACTAATGTGATACTTTTTGCAGGTAGAAAGTTGAGATCGACCTTAGATCACATTGGAAATGGTAGGAGCTGGGAACTTAACCGTAGACGTGGTGGCCTTACAATAATCCCTCCAAACTACGATATTGCAAATCCTAGCGAAGTTGAAACATATTACGATACCATCAGAGCTATTGAAGATTCTAATGCAGAGTATGTTTTTATAACCAATCCAATGTACATCTCAAAGGTTGATATAAGCGATGCAAAAGAAGCTATCAAGTCAAATGAATCCGATGTATTGATATTTACACAAAGAATGCGTGATGATGATGGTTTCTATCTAAATAGGAAAATAATAAATTCCGATGAAAATAATAAGCCAGTAAGTGTAGGCACTAACCTCGGTCTTTCTGATGAATTCGACCTCTTCGCTGGTTCTATACTTATGAAAAGGGAAGTCTTTATCAAGGTATTAAGATATGCAGTTGAGAGAAATACTATTTCCTCACTACTTACAGCAATTTTCTCTTTGCCAGAAGATCTAAACATTGATTTCTACAGAACTGAGAAACACCTTGAAATTATAATGGATACCTATTCTTTCTTTGAAGCCAATATGAAGCTTCTAGATGAAGAATTATACGACTCTTTATTTTACCAAGACGGCCTAGTTTACACCAAGTCAAAGGATGAACCATCAACATCTTACACAAAAGATAGCAAGGTTAAAAACTCCCTTGTTGCCAATGGTTCTATCATAGAAGGAGAGATTGAAAACTCAATAATATTTAGGGGAGTTACCATTAAGAAAGGTGCAGTTATCAAAAATTCAGTCATATTCCAAGATTCAGTAATTGGTAATGATGCAATACTTAACTTTGTGATTAGTGATAAGGGAACAAAAGTTGGTAATAATATGAAACTATTTGGTAACAGAGTCCACCCATTTGTTTCATCAAAAAATGAAGTATTGGAAGAATGGAGCTAA